One genomic region from Acidobacteriota bacterium encodes:
- a CDS encoding transposase has product MSALSSLLPIEIGGGKHDQEQRAEPFLRAMNQRMKQPESRTSYARRKTIAEPVFGQIKNAGFRGFGLRAKARVAGEFSLECAAHSLKKIIPAAVLGEVCPAFVKRVTLTCMRGR; this is encoded by the coding sequence GTGTCGGCGCTATCGTCCCTGTTGCCGATCGAAATTGGAGGCGGCAAGCACGATCAAGAGCAACGGGCAGAGCCGTTCCTCCGGGCCATGAACCAGCGGATGAAGCAACCGGAAAGCCGAACGTCGTACGCGCGACGCAAGACGATCGCGGAGCCGGTGTTCGGTCAGATCAAGAACGCGGGTTTCCGAGGGTTCGGTCTACGTGCCAAGGCGAGGGTGGCCGGGGAGTTCTCGCTGGAGTGTGCCGCGCACAGCCTCAAGAAGATCATCCCGGCAGCAGTTCTAGGAGAGGTGTGTCCGGCGTTCGTGAAACGGGTGACTCTGACGTGCATGAGGGGGAGATGA